One window of Camelina sativa cultivar DH55 chromosome 4, Cs, whole genome shotgun sequence genomic DNA carries:
- the LOC104783496 gene encoding uncharacterized protein At4g04775-like — translation MADQGRGFPTRCRCGEAVRIGMSRTAKNPGRLFHSCPRRSEETQWYHTFKWTDQCMVEEIEDLKLKMDNVEEDSITFQKSVNACETKVGTLQMETRVCETMVEKEIRECKMELRSLKNMVD, via the exons ATGGCTGATCAAGGAAGAGGCTTCCCAACCAGATGCAGATGCGGAGAGGCTGTAAGAATTGGTATGTCGAGGACAGCCAAAAACCCAGGAAGATTGTTTCACTCTTGTCCAAGAAGATCCGAAGAG ACTCAATGGTATCACACTTTTAAATGGACTGATCAGTGTATGGTTGAAGAGATTGAGGATTTGAAGTTGAAAATGGATAATGTGGAAGAAGACTCAATCACATTTCAAAAGAGTGTTAATGCTTGTGAAACAAAGGTTGGAACTCTCCAAATGGAAACTCGTGTTTGTGAAACTATGGTTGAAAAGGAGATAAGAGAGTGCAAAATGGAGCTGCGCAGCTTGAAGAATATGGTC GATTGA
- the LOC104779669 gene encoding uncharacterized protein LOC104779669 isoform X2, with product MGLKRPFDAEEMQECNAKHARQLTYNNLDQLNQFDEADPYHHVSSMEKKTTGVLDGLSDLCRNPTWTNDAIHVEKGFDSSEPYSWIPITDLCQEDSQSGGSTQSALSNQSSDSDFTWRPLSPVGDVYSCLMNQPPRKQVPLGSNHQADIPEFVLDQSEGTNGDLEEKLMGKCIIPMPNSDLCGTGQGRKECLFSDKYSIRCVQRHIMEAREGMVERIGYQRFLELGLCGMGEEVASLWTEDEEDLFHRVVYSHPFSVGRNFWRQLKETFPSRTMKEFVSYYFNVFILRRRGAQNRFKALDIDSDDDEWQVEYKIFNSTKSLDEEEDNNANRSSYEDNEEEEEEEETNSSDDDEEEEEEEDSPSNDAHCVYMDKASRDSVGEEVNVEDDSCLSFELQDSNLIFSHNPMENRECHRSGDESYKYDDQRLTSDCWTKNNDLLPTSNIIEEIFGQEDWEDNDDDNLKGK from the exons atgggaTTAAAGCGACCTTTTGATGCTGAAGAGATGCAAGAGTGCAATGCTAAGCATGCAAGACAGCTTACTTACAACAACCTTGACCAGCTGAACCAGTTTGACGAAGCTGATCCGTATCATCATGTTTCTTCtatggagaagaagacgacaGGTGTATTAG ACGGTCTGAGTGATCTCTGTCGGAACCCTACGTGGACTAATGATGCAATTCATGTTGAGAAGGGTTTTGACTCGTCTGAACCGTATTCGTGGATCCCAATAACCGATTTGTGTCAGGAAGATTCTCAGTCTGGAGGGTCGACTCAGTCAGCTCTCTCTAATCAATCTTCTGATTCGGATTTCACCTGGAGGCCACTTTCACCAGTGGGAGACGTTTATTCTTGTCTGATGAATCAGCCACCTAGGAAACAAGTTCCTCTTGGGTCTAATCACCAGGCGGATATTCCTGAGTTTGTCCTTGATCAGTCAGAGGGTACTAACGGTGACTTGGAAGAGAAGCTGATGGGAAAGTGCATCATACCAATGCCTAACTCAGACCTTTGTGGAACTGGCCAAGGAAGAAAGGAATGTCTTTTCTCAGATAAATACTCCATTAGATGCGTGCAGCGACATATCATGGAAGCCAGAGAAGGGATGGTTGAAAGGATTGGATACCAAAGGTTTCTGGAGCTGGGGTTGTGTGGAATGGGTGAGGAAGTTGCAAGCTTATGGactgaagacgaagaagatctCTTTCACAGGGTTGTGTACTCTCATCCTTTTTCAGTGGGTCGCAACTTCTGGAGGCAATTAAAGGAAACGTTTCCTTCAAGAACCATGAAGGAATTTGTTAGTTACTACTTCAATGTCTTCATCTTGCGAAGGCGAGGTGCCCAGAATCGGTTCAAAGCCCTAGACATCGACAGTGATGATGACGAGTGGCAAGTTGAATATAAGATTTTTAACAGCACCAAATCTttagatgaggaagaagacaacaatGCAAATCGCTCCTCGTATGAAGataacgaggaagaagaagaagaagaagaaaccaacagcagcgatgatgatgaagaagaagaagaagaagaagactcaccaAGTAACGATGCTCATTGTGTATATATGGATAAAGCTTCAAGAGACAGTGTTGGTGAGGAGGTAAACGTGGAAGACGACTCATGTTTGTCCTTCGAGTTACAAGACTCCAATTTGATCTTCAGTCACAACCCAATGGAAAACAGAGAGTGTCACAGATCTGGTGATGAGTCGTATAAGTATGATGATCAGAGACTCACATCAGATTGTTGGACCAAGAACAACGACCTTCTACCAACTTCCAACATCATTGAGGAAATATTTGGTCAAGAAGACTGggaagataatgatgatgataacttGAAGGGGaagtaa
- the LOC104779669 gene encoding uncharacterized protein LOC104779669 isoform X1, with amino-acid sequence MGLKRPFDAEEMQECNAKHARQLTYNNLDQLNQFDEADPYHHVSSMEKKTTGVLVDGLSDLCRNPTWTNDAIHVEKGFDSSEPYSWIPITDLCQEDSQSGGSTQSALSNQSSDSDFTWRPLSPVGDVYSCLMNQPPRKQVPLGSNHQADIPEFVLDQSEGTNGDLEEKLMGKCIIPMPNSDLCGTGQGRKECLFSDKYSIRCVQRHIMEAREGMVERIGYQRFLELGLCGMGEEVASLWTEDEEDLFHRVVYSHPFSVGRNFWRQLKETFPSRTMKEFVSYYFNVFILRRRGAQNRFKALDIDSDDDEWQVEYKIFNSTKSLDEEEDNNANRSSYEDNEEEEEEEETNSSDDDEEEEEEEDSPSNDAHCVYMDKASRDSVGEEVNVEDDSCLSFELQDSNLIFSHNPMENRECHRSGDESYKYDDQRLTSDCWTKNNDLLPTSNIIEEIFGQEDWEDNDDDNLKGK; translated from the exons atgggaTTAAAGCGACCTTTTGATGCTGAAGAGATGCAAGAGTGCAATGCTAAGCATGCAAGACAGCTTACTTACAACAACCTTGACCAGCTGAACCAGTTTGACGAAGCTGATCCGTATCATCATGTTTCTTCtatggagaagaagacgacaGGTGTATTAG taGACGGTCTGAGTGATCTCTGTCGGAACCCTACGTGGACTAATGATGCAATTCATGTTGAGAAGGGTTTTGACTCGTCTGAACCGTATTCGTGGATCCCAATAACCGATTTGTGTCAGGAAGATTCTCAGTCTGGAGGGTCGACTCAGTCAGCTCTCTCTAATCAATCTTCTGATTCGGATTTCACCTGGAGGCCACTTTCACCAGTGGGAGACGTTTATTCTTGTCTGATGAATCAGCCACCTAGGAAACAAGTTCCTCTTGGGTCTAATCACCAGGCGGATATTCCTGAGTTTGTCCTTGATCAGTCAGAGGGTACTAACGGTGACTTGGAAGAGAAGCTGATGGGAAAGTGCATCATACCAATGCCTAACTCAGACCTTTGTGGAACTGGCCAAGGAAGAAAGGAATGTCTTTTCTCAGATAAATACTCCATTAGATGCGTGCAGCGACATATCATGGAAGCCAGAGAAGGGATGGTTGAAAGGATTGGATACCAAAGGTTTCTGGAGCTGGGGTTGTGTGGAATGGGTGAGGAAGTTGCAAGCTTATGGactgaagacgaagaagatctCTTTCACAGGGTTGTGTACTCTCATCCTTTTTCAGTGGGTCGCAACTTCTGGAGGCAATTAAAGGAAACGTTTCCTTCAAGAACCATGAAGGAATTTGTTAGTTACTACTTCAATGTCTTCATCTTGCGAAGGCGAGGTGCCCAGAATCGGTTCAAAGCCCTAGACATCGACAGTGATGATGACGAGTGGCAAGTTGAATATAAGATTTTTAACAGCACCAAATCTttagatgaggaagaagacaacaatGCAAATCGCTCCTCGTATGAAGataacgaggaagaagaagaagaagaagaaaccaacagcagcgatgatgatgaagaagaagaagaagaagaagactcaccaAGTAACGATGCTCATTGTGTATATATGGATAAAGCTTCAAGAGACAGTGTTGGTGAGGAGGTAAACGTGGAAGACGACTCATGTTTGTCCTTCGAGTTACAAGACTCCAATTTGATCTTCAGTCACAACCCAATGGAAAACAGAGAGTGTCACAGATCTGGTGATGAGTCGTATAAGTATGATGATCAGAGACTCACATCAGATTGTTGGACCAAGAACAACGACCTTCTACCAACTTCCAACATCATTGAGGAAATATTTGGTCAAGAAGACTGggaagataatgatgatgataacttGAAGGGGaagtaa
- the LOC104779671 gene encoding probable methyltransferase PMT5, whose translation MRGGSWYKSVSSVFGLRPRIRGLLFFIVGVVALVTIISPFTSNSYDSSSSSTLVPNIYSNYRRIKEQAAVDYLDLRSLSLGASLKEFPLCGKERESYVPCYNITGNLLAGLQEGEELDRHCEFEREKERCVVRPPRDYKIPLRWPLGRDIIWSGNVKITKDQFLSSGTVTTRLMLLEENQITFHSEDGQVFDGVKDYARQIAEMIGLGSDTEFSQAGVRTVLDIGCGFGSFGAHLVSLKLMPICIAEYEATGSQVQLALERGLPAMIGNFFSKQLPYPALSFDMVHCAQCGTTWDIKDAMLLLEVDRVLKPGGYFVLTSPTNKAQGNSPDTKKTSISTRVDELSKKICWSLTAQQDETFLWQKTTDSNCYSSRSQGSIPLCKDSDSVPYYHPLVPCISGTTSKRWISVQNRSAVAGTTSAGLETHGLKPEEFFEDTQIWRSALKNYWSLLTPLIFSDHPKRPGDEDPLPPFNMIRNVMDMNAHFGNLNAALLDEGKSAWVMNVVPVNARNTLPIILDRGFAGVLHDWCEPFPTYPRTYDMLHANELLTHLSSERCSLMDLFLEMDRILRPEGWVVLSDKVGVIEMARALTARVRWEARVIDLQDGSDQRLLVCEKPFLKK comes from the exons aTGAGAGGAGGTTCTTGGTACAAGagtgtttcctctgtttttggtcTCAGACCACGGATCAGAGGGTTGCTTTTCTTCATTGTCGGTGTTGTCGCTTTAGTTACTATTATATCACCATTCACATCCAATTCGTATGATTCTTCTTCGAGTTCGACACTTGTGCCCAACATTTATAGTAACTATAGGAGGATAAAGGAGCAAGCTGCTGTTGACTATCTTGATCTAAGGTCTCTCTCCTTAGGTGCTAGTCTTAAAGAGTTCCCTTTGTGtggtaaagaaagagaaagctaTGTGCCTTGTTATAACATTACTGGGAATTTGCTTGCTGGGCTTCAAGAAGGTGAGGAGTTAGATCGGCATTGCGAGtttgaaagagagaaggaaagatGTGTAGTTCGTCCTCCCAGAGACTATAAAATACCACTTAGGTGGCCACTTGGTAGAGATATTATATGGAGTGGGAACGTGAAGATAACCAAAGACCAGTTTCTTTCGTCAGGAACCGTGACAACGAG GTTAATGTTGCTTGAAGAGAATCAAATAACCTTTCACTCCGAGGATGGACAAGTCTTTGATGGGGTCAAAGACTATGCTCGTCAAATTGCTGAGATGATAGGTTTAGGAAGCGATACTGAATTTTCTCAAGCAGGT GTACGAACTGTGTTAGacattggttgtggatttggtAGCTTTGGTGCACATTTAGTGTCTTTGAAGTTGATGCCTATATGTATTGCTGAGTATGAGGCAACTGGGAGCCAAGTCCAGTTAGCTCTAGAGAGAGGCCTTCCTGCAATGATTGgcaatttcttttcaaaacagcttCCTTACCCGGCATTGTCTTTTGACATGGTCCATTGTGCTCAATGTGGCACTACTTGGGATATTAAAG ATGCAATGTTACTTTTGGAAGTGGATCGTGTTCTGAAACCCGGTGGATACTTTGTTTTAACTTCTCCTACGAACAAAGCACAGGGAAACTCACCGGATACTAAGAAAACGAGCATTTCGACACGGGTTGATGAGTTATCAAAGAAAATCTGCTGGAGTCTAACAGCTCAGCAGGACGAGACGTTTCTTTGGCAGAAAACTACAGATTCAAATTGCTATTCGTCTCG TTCGCAAGGTTCTATACCTCTTTGCAAAGATAGTGATAGTGTTCCGTATTACCACCCACTGGTTCCATGTATAAGTGGAACCACGAGTAAACGCTGGATTTCTGTTCAGAATAGGTCTGCTGTTGCAGGAACAACCTCGGCTGGGCTTGAAACTCATG GTTTAAAACCTGAAGAATTCTTTGAGGACACGCAAATATGGAGATCAGCTCTGAAAAATTATTGGTCCTTGCTTACACCTCTAATATTCTCTGACCACCCGAAGAGACCCGGTGATGAAGATCCTCTCCCTCCTTTTAACATGATACGCAACGTGATGGACATGAATGCTCATTTTGGGAATTTGAATGCGGCTTTACTTGACGAAGGCAAATCAGCTTGGGTTATGAATGTTGTCCCAGTCAATGCACGTAACACTCTTCCTATCATACTTGATCGTGGTTTCGCCGGTGTTCTACATGACTG GTGTGAACCATTCCCGACATATCCTAGAACGTACGACATGCTTCATGCCAATGAACTTCTTACACATCTTAGCTCCGAACGATGCAGTCTAATGGACTTATTCTTGGAGATGGATCGGATTCTTCGACCTGAG GGATGGGTTGTTCTAAGTGACAAGGTGGGAGTAATAGAGATGGCTCGAGCACTAACAGCTCGAGTGCGATGGGAAGCACGAGTCATTGATCTTCAAGATGGTAGTGACCAAAGACTTCTTGTCTGTGAGAAACCATTCCTTAAAAAATAA